In the genome of Crassostrea angulata isolate pt1a10 chromosome 6, ASM2561291v2, whole genome shotgun sequence, the window atcaaaaataCCATTGTTGCTATTGATCCAGCATTTCTGGAACTGGTCATAAAACCATGCTGATTGGTATTGTACACCAGTAAACCGTTTACTTCATTTagtttcttgaaaaaaaagtattggtAAACATTATGTGTTTGACTCCGACttacatttgtacatgtttatatttacatccatcGAGTATGATTCTTTCTATTTCGTAAGGAAATTGATAGGAATTTATAGCTCTATAGGAACTGACATCTACAAGCctcgtttattgattggtcgaaacctacatcGACGTAAGAAAAATCATAGACTGCACAAAACAAGCCTGATGATGACGGATTATGCATTTTCCCGTAATGCAGTCACCTTCATATCCTACGTGATTTACCAAAGAaatcatttaattgtttaactAATGAAGACATGAAAACATGTTAAATATAACTGTAATTTAACCTTTTGTTTCAGTGGCAGACCAGCCCTCTAATAGTTAGGCTTCTTTCCTCagtttttcatttgtattcttAAGGAAGCTCATGTAGATGGTGTTTTGTTAGAAATAAAAGATGGACTGTTCTATAAAGAAAGGATATTGATATATTGGAATACATTAtacattgttgtttttttctgtattatCTTCCTTAAGATGGAacaacacacctggaaaaagtcactcaaataaacaggaattattttgataatgaaagatattatgataaataaactgtacaaatgtcaaataagcgaaaaatttgcagataaaaaattaaaatctaaaataattattccagaaagtaacaacaaaagcccgattcgaactcgggatgtacggatcacaagtccaacactttatccactcggctatatggagtaaattacatgttttagtCCATAAAATCCATTTCCACCTTAAATTTTATTCTAACTACCTTATCCAAGTAAACAATAAGAAGACATAGgacatttgtaaacatttatacaaacagaaatattttagaaaataaggAATGAATGATTTCTGGTTAATATAACTTGATGTTTAcaagatttcaaatatatattttgacgCTTAGTAAGAGATTAATTTAAGGAAttcgatttttaataaaatattagctttgttcatatatatttgattgctgttcaaatatattttaaaactttcagtCGAAAAAAACTCTCTAAAATAAGATCCAGCCACCAAACGTTGATAAGCCAAAACCATTGCTGAATATTCCCTCCTTGCCTTTGTACGCTGAATGTGTTCGAAGGAAGACATCATCTCCCTGATTGACCCTAGCGACGGCATATCCTGTCACGGACTCATCCGCTCCAATGGTATGCAAAGTACCGTCATGATCAAACGCTCTATTGTAGATTGAAGTGTAGTCAATGCCATTTACCACGAGCACAATGGACTGATCGTATAATCGAAGGGTCCACATAAACACATATATTCCACTCTTTGGAGCTATGAACACCCCGGAATTCGGATGATATCCATTCTCGACATTGAGTAATGCATGATCAAAAATGAGCAAATGATGTGTACCAATGGTGGGTTCATTGTTTGACATTGACGCATAAAATGCAATTTGTGACGTAGAAATCATTCTTTTGTTGTCTGTTAACAAAAAACGaacattaattaaaacataGATAATTAAagagcaaattttttttaaaaaaaacccatacaaatgtatgtatttcttCGGACATTAAGGC includes:
- the LOC128186581 gene encoding cerebellin-1-like; this encodes MTLFFMISIVFVYRVYCINVLDVMKELDSLKQEIRSQNQRLDHLQHIMNDLSKRDIVNKSLPIEHFETRIKINDNKRMISTSQIAFYASMSNNEPTIGTHHLLIFDHALLNVENGYHPNSGVFIAPKSGIYVFMWTLRLYDQSIVLVVNGIDYTSIYNRAFDHDGTLHTIGADESVTGYAVARVNQGDDVFLRTHSAYKGKEGIFSNGFGLSTFGGWILF